GGCGCTTGATCACTCCGCTGTCTTCACGCGGCTCGATTGCATTGCAGAGAATAGCCATATCAACCGGTATCTCCCGGAACTTGCCGATGAGAGTATCCTCACAACGGATCTTGAGGGAAGGCTCTCCGTTGACGTCCCAGGCCCCTTCGACTATTTCCGCCGCCTTGCCGCGGATCATCGTGATCCCTTCATCGAGCAGACGGTTGTAGAATTCCTCGTATCCCTTGCCGAATGCGCGCATGTCGATGTAGAACTGATAGATTGCTGCATCGGTGCGATCGCGGACGAGGTGGGCAAACTTCAGCGCATACATACAGCAAACACGCGAGCAATACGCGTGATGATTGACGTCCCTTGAACCGATGCAATGAATGATGCCGACCGCCCGGGGCTCTTTGCCGTTCTTCATCACGACCTTGCCCCCCGTTGGCCCGGTGGAATTGAGGATCGCCTCAAAATCAAGGGAGCTGTACACATTGTCGAGGCGCCCATATCCATACTGCGCCATCTTGCCCGCGTCAAAAAGATCGAATCCGGTCGTGAGCAGAACCTGTCCGACCTCGATATCCACGAACTCATCTTCCATCTTGAAGTTGATGGCGTTTGGCTCGCACGCTTTCGCACACGTCTCGCACCCGCCGGTCTGGAAATGGATGCATGAGGCCGTGTCGATGACCGGCACTCTCGGGACAGCCTGGAGTGTCGGGACGTAGATTGGGGTCTTTGGGCCAAGCGTGAATTCCGGTTTCTTCCCGCGATAGTCCTCCAGGACCATCTTCATGTGCCCCGTCGGACAGACGTGTACACACGATCCGCAGACAATGCATCGGTCGGATCGCTCATCGAACGGAAGGACCACTTCGCGCTTGATGCCGGTATGCGCGAAGCCCAGCACTCCCGCTTTCACCACGTCATTGCACATGTTCACACAGTTGCCGCACAGGATGCACGCATCTTCGGCCTCATCACGCTCCAGGCTGACGAACCGCGGCTTCTCTGCGCCCAATCGCTCCCCCATCTCACGGACAACTTTCACATTCGGCCACCGGGACATCATGAGTTCCATGATGACTTTGCGGAGCCACTTCACTTTGTCCGAATTCGTCCGGACAGTCATGCCGCCCCGCACCGGGAAGTTGCATGCGGTCACGATGCGGCTGCGTTTTCCCCTGACCACCTCGACACTACAGAGCCGGCACACACCATATGGCTCACAGTATTCGCTCTGGCACATCGTGGGGATCCAGACGCCCGCTTTTTCCGCGGCTTTCAGAATAGTGGTGTCTTCGATGACTTCGACTGATTGTCCATCAATATTGATCGTTACCATGGTTTTCTCGCTCGTTACTCGACTGAGATTGCATCAAATTTGCAGACATCGTAACAGATACCGCACTTTCCGCACTTGGCCACATCGATTGTATGGACCTGTTTCGACTCTCCGACGATTGCCCCATCGGGACAGTTCTTTGAGCACACGTGGCAGCCGTGTCCTTTTTCGACGCACGCGACCGGATCGATCGTGTAGTGAATGAGCTTGCGGCACTCATGACCAGGACATTTCTTCTCCTTTACATGTGCCTCATATTCTTCCCTGAAGTACTTCAGCGTCGTCAGCACAGGATTCGGGGCTGATCCGCCAAGAGCGCACAGCGAAGACTCAACAACCATATTCGAGAGCTCTTCGAGCAGCACAAGGTCTTCCTCTGTCCCTTCCCCCACGGTGATCTTCTCGAGAATGTCGAGCATGCGCTTTGTCCCTTCGCGGCACGGGACGCATTTGCCGCACGACTCGGTCTGCGTGAATGAGAGGAAGTACTTGGCCATATCGACCATGCAGTTGTCTTCGTCGGCCACGACCATTCCGCCGGACCCCATCATCGAGCCCACTTTTGTCAGCTCTTCGTAGTCGACTGGCAGGTCAAGCAAACTCTCGGGGATGAATCCTCCGGAAGGTCCGCCTGTCTGAACAGCCTTGAATTTCTTTCCGTCTCTTATCCCGCCGCCAATGTCGTAGATGATCTTTCTCAACGTAATGCCCATCGGGACTTCGATCAGGCCCGTGTTGTTCACCTTACCCGAGAGCGAAAAGACCTTGGTTCCTTTGCTGCCTCCCCATGGATCGGCCGTCACGTCTCCCGTTCCAATGCTTGTGAACCATTGCGCTCCGCGCAGGATGATCTGGGGGACGTTCGCCCACGTCTCAACGTTGTTCAGGCACGTCGGCTTGTCCCAGAGCCCCTTTTCGACCGTATGCACGTACTTGGCCCTCGGCTCGCCGGGACGGCCTTCGATAGAAGCCATCAATGCCGTCGATTCACCACAGACGAAAGCGCCCGCTCCACGTGCAATCGTGATATCGAAATCGAGATCTTTCTCAAAGATGTTCTTCCCGAGCAGCCCCGCCTCTCGTGCATGCGTGAGCGCAACCTGCAAACGTTCCAGAGCAATCGGGTACTCATTCCGGATATACACGTATCCATGCTTGGAGCCGACCGCGTATGCCCCAATCAGCATCCCTTCGATTACAGCATGCGGATCTGATTCAATCGTGCTGCGATCCATAAAAGCACCCGGATCTCCTTCATCGGCATTGCACACGATGTAATGGACGTCGCTCGGCATATTCTTGCACGCTTCCCATTTGATGCCGGTAGGGAAACCTCCGCCTCCACGTCCGCGCAGACCGGAGGTCTTGATTTCGCGTATGACATCATCCGGTGTCATGG
This genomic window from Ignavibacteriales bacterium contains:
- a CDS encoding SLBB domain-containing protein, whose translation is MAQIPFFADQMPIVLRNRGIINPESIEEYIARGGYEALAKVLTTMTPDDVIREIKTSGLRGRGGGGFPTGIKWEACKNMPSDVHYIVCNADEGDPGAFMDRSTIESDPHAVIEGMLIGAYAVGSKHGYVYIRNEYPIALERLQVALTHAREAGLLGKNIFEKDLDFDITIARGAGAFVCGESTALMASIEGRPGEPRAKYVHTVEKGLWDKPTCLNNVETWANVPQIILRGAQWFTSIGTGDVTADPWGGSKGTKVFSLSGKVNNTGLIEVPMGITLRKIIYDIGGGIRDGKKFKAVQTGGPSGGFIPESLLDLPVDYEELTKVGSMMGSGGMVVADEDNCMVDMAKYFLSFTQTESCGKCVPCREGTKRMLDILEKITVGEGTEEDLVLLEELSNMVVESSLCALGGSAPNPVLTTLKYFREEYEAHVKEKKCPGHECRKLIHYTIDPVACVEKGHGCHVCSKNCPDGAIVGESKQVHTIDVAKCGKCGICYDVCKFDAISVE
- a CDS encoding 2Fe-2S iron-sulfur cluster-binding protein codes for the protein MVTINIDGQSVEVIEDTTILKAAEKAGVWIPTMCQSEYCEPYGVCRLCSVEVVRGKRSRIVTACNFPVRGGMTVRTNSDKVKWLRKVIMELMMSRWPNVKVVREMGERLGAEKPRFVSLERDEAEDACILCGNCVNMCNDVVKAGVLGFAHTGIKREVVLPFDERSDRCIVCGSCVHVCPTGHMKMVLEDYRGKKPEFTLGPKTPIYVPTLQAVPRVPVIDTASCIHFQTGGCETCAKACEPNAINFKMEDEFVDIEVGQVLLTTGFDLFDAGKMAQYGYGRLDNVYSSLDFEAILNSTGPTGGKVVMKNGKEPRAVGIIHCIGSRDVNHHAYCSRVCCMYALKFAHLVRDRTDAAIYQFYIDMRAFGKGYEEFYNRLLDEGITMIRGKAAEIVEGAWDVNGEPSLKIRCEDTLIGKFREIPVDMAILCNAIEPREDSGVIKRLFSISKSPDGFFLERHPKLDPTSTATEGVFIAGCSQGPKDIPDTVAQASSAAARILSLISKGEVEIEPVRAMVQDEYCSGCKMCNGLCPYGAIEFLEDKKISHVNEALCKGCGTCVAACPSSAMIGVGFTDAQILAELDGLMI